A segment of the Butyrivibrio fibrisolvens genome:
ACTTTCATAGTAAATTATTCGGGAATACTATATCGATATTTCTTTGATGATACTATATCTAAATGCTGAAAAAAAGAGACTTTCTGAAGAATCATCCTCAGAAAATCTCTTTTTATTTATACATTTAATTCAGCAATCATTTTAAATCCATATAAAAGTCCCTTTGCTCTCATAAGGTCACTAAATGTTCCACGCTCCTGTATCCTTCCGGATTTCATGACGAGAACTTCATCCGCCTTATTAAGCGTCGCATCATTGATACGGTGTGTGATCATGATTACAGTTACACCTTCAATGTTCATGATAAGCTCTTCAATATAGCGCTCCTTTGATACATCAAGATTAGATGTAATTTCATCCAAGATAAAAACTTTTGCACCTGCAAGAAGTGCTCTGGCAATACCAATTCGCTGCTTCTCTCCACCGGAAAGATTGTAGCCGTTTCCATTTATTCTTGTATTCACCCCATCTTCAAGGTTGCCTATGTATTCCGTAAGTCCAGCGTTATCAATAGCTTTCTGCAATTCTTCATCAGAATAGTTTTTAAACAGAGTTATATTATTCCGAATTGTATCATCAAAAAGGAATACTTCCTGCTGCATGTAATTCACAACGCTGTAGAGCTGCTTATCAGGAATATCACTGATATTCTTGTTTCCAAGAAGCACTCTTCCCTTTGTATTCTCAGACATTTTTAGGAACAGTTTTACCAAAGTGGACTTGCCACATCCGCTATCGCCCATGATTATGTACTTCTTTCCCTGTTTAAACTCTACTTCAACGTCTTTTAGTACCTTCTTATCCCCGAAACAAACTTGGACATTTTCAGCTTTTAACGTATAGTCTTCATCAAGCGGCTGAGTTTCTGCTACGTTATCGAAATCAACCTCCGAGCATTTCTTTAATTTATCAACAACAACTGATACTGACTTTAGGCTTGTTATAAACATGGGCACTTCCTGGAATGGCGCCAGTATTCCTCCAATAAGCTGCGAAAGAGCAAGTATCGTACCAATGTTTATCTTACCAAGGTAGACAAATACCGCACTTGTAATAATTGTCATAACATAGCCTACTTGCGAACACATAATAGATATATATGCAATACGGTAGTTTGTCTTAACAAGGTTGCACTCGGCCTCTTCGCTCGCTTCATTTCTTTCCTCTGTTTGCTTCTTTATCTTTGAAAAGACAGAATAAAGCTTTATAGTATTGAAGCCTATAAGCGCATCAGAGATTACACTTTGATACTCTGCCGATGCAGTAGAAGCCTGAGTAGAATTCTTCTTTAACCTCTCCTGAAATATCTTTGGTATAAAAACAGAAAACATTGCAATAAGCACATTTATGAAGCAGATTACAGGATTGACTCTGATAAGCGCTATTACAGTTACAATGAAACTTGTTGTAAC
Coding sequences within it:
- a CDS encoding ABC transporter ATP-binding protein is translated as MNKYFFYNKKKLIIYMLLSPAMAITSVLFSLSLEPLITVSTQGNFTLMMKMIAAFMFIVIADMSVAYFHKISRENLRKEFLIALKNDLFTGIMNKSFQEFRKEPPSYYVSMMQRDVKKISTDYFDSVCGIYRVTTSFIVTVIALIRVNPVICFINVLIAMFSVFIPKIFQERLKKNSTQASTASAEYQSVISDALIGFNTIKLYSVFSKIKKQTEERNEASEEAECNLVKTNYRIAYISIMCSQVGYVMTIITSAVFVYLGKINIGTILALSQLIGGILAPFQEVPMFITSLKSVSVVVDKLKKCSEVDFDNVAETQPLDEDYTLKAENVQVCFGDKKVLKDVEVEFKQGKKYIIMGDSGCGKSTLVKLFLKMSENTKGRVLLGNKNISDIPDKQLYSVVNYMQQEVFLFDDTIRNNITLFKNYSDEELQKAIDNAGLTEYIGNLEDGVNTRINGNGYNLSGGEKQRIGIARALLAGAKVFILDEITSNLDVSKERYIEELIMNIEGVTVIMITHRINDATLNKADEVLVMKSGRIQERGTFSDLMRAKGLLYGFKMIAELNV